One window of the Niallia circulans genome contains the following:
- a CDS encoding cold-shock protein gives MATGKVKWFNAEKGFGFIETEEGQDVFVHFSAIQTEGFKTLDEGQEVSFDIEEGQRGPQAANVVKN, from the coding sequence ATGGCTACAGGTAAAGTAAAATGGTTTAACGCAGAAAAAGGTTTTGGATTCATCGAAACAGAAGAAGGACAAGATGTATTCGTACATTTCAGCGCTATTCAAACTGAAGGTTTCAAAACTTTAGACGAAGGTCAAGAAGTAAGTTTTGACATAGAAGAAGGTCAACGCGGACCTCAAGCTGCTAACGTAGTAAAAAACTAA
- the ahrC gene encoding transcriptional regulator AhrC/ArgR: protein MNKGQRHIKIREIITNNDIETQDELVDELKSAGYNVTQATVSRDIKELHLVKVPLQDGRYKYSLPADQRFNPLQKLKRMLMDSFVKIDSAENLLVLKSLPGNAQAIGALIDNLDWDEILGTICGDDTCLIICRTADDGKKISDRFLDML, encoded by the coding sequence ATGAATAAGGGCCAGAGGCATATAAAAATAAGAGAAATCATTACAAATAATGATATTGAAACACAAGATGAATTAGTAGATGAACTGAAAAGTGCTGGATATAATGTAACACAAGCTACTGTATCAAGAGATATTAAAGAGCTGCATTTAGTGAAAGTGCCACTTCAGGATGGCAGATATAAATATAGCTTACCAGCTGATCAGCGCTTTAATCCATTACAAAAATTAAAAAGAATGTTAATGGATTCCTTTGTGAAAATCGATTCAGCTGAAAATTTGCTTGTTCTAAAATCGTTGCCAGGTAATGCACAAGCGATTGGAGCATTAATTGATAATCTTGATTGGGATGAAATATTGGGGACGATTTGTGGAGATGATACCTGTCTAATTATTTGTCGCACTGCAGATGATGGCAAGAAAATTAGTGATCGTTTTCTTGATATGCTTTAA
- the spoIVB gene encoding SpoIVB peptidase, with amino-acid sequence MKSDILRKIIGGILLVSLISLVCNQSFQEYLHIPKSITLFEGQSMEINNSEAISVTANVADEDSVVALSQEKGKFSLQGKVSGKDEMMLELAGIPIKKVDVNVLKDFKVIPGGQSIGVKLNTVGVLVVGHHQVNTEEGKQSPGEKAGIKVGDMIVEINGMKIEKMADVAPFVQKAGEGNKPLDLVVKREKEEFKTKLMPLKEKGDNTYKLGLYIRDSAAGIGTMTFYHPDSMKYGALGHVISDMDTKKPIVVDDGEVLRSTVTSIEKGSNGNPGEKLARFSEDKEIIGDIKTNSPFGIFGVLNKQIKNGIMDKPMPITLSDQVKEGPAQILTVVDNDQVKLFDIEVVSSVPQKYPATKGLVIKVTDKELLSKTGGIVQGMSGSPIIQDGKVIGAVTHVFVNDPTSGYGVHIEWMLNEAGIDIYEKEQKAS; translated from the coding sequence TTGAAAAGTGATATCCTTAGAAAAATAATTGGTGGGATTCTCCTTGTTTCATTAATATCTTTAGTATGTAATCAATCATTTCAAGAATATCTTCATATCCCAAAAAGCATTACATTGTTTGAAGGACAATCAATGGAGATCAACAATAGTGAGGCGATTTCTGTGACAGCAAATGTAGCAGACGAAGATTCGGTTGTTGCATTAAGTCAAGAAAAAGGGAAATTTTCTTTGCAAGGAAAAGTTAGTGGGAAAGATGAGATGATGCTTGAACTTGCAGGTATTCCAATAAAAAAAGTGGATGTGAATGTTCTTAAAGACTTTAAAGTAATTCCCGGTGGTCAGTCCATTGGGGTGAAACTAAATACTGTTGGCGTACTGGTGGTAGGGCACCATCAGGTTAATACAGAAGAAGGAAAGCAATCACCTGGTGAAAAGGCTGGAATAAAAGTGGGCGATATGATAGTCGAAATAAATGGTATGAAAATAGAAAAAATGGCAGATGTAGCACCTTTTGTTCAAAAAGCAGGCGAAGGAAACAAACCTTTAGATTTAGTTGTAAAAAGAGAGAAAGAGGAGTTTAAAACCAAGTTGATGCCCCTAAAAGAAAAAGGGGATAACACATATAAATTAGGGCTTTATATAAGGGATTCAGCAGCTGGGATTGGAACAATGACTTTCTATCACCCAGACTCCATGAAATATGGAGCGTTAGGACATGTAATCTCAGATATGGATACAAAAAAACCAATCGTTGTGGATGATGGAGAAGTACTAAGATCAACTGTAACAAGTATTGAAAAAGGAAGTAATGGAAATCCTGGTGAAAAATTAGCAAGATTTTCAGAAGATAAAGAAATAATCGGGGATATTAAAACAAATAGTCCTTTTGGAATATTTGGTGTATTAAATAAACAAATTAAAAATGGCATAATGGATAAGCCAATGCCAATAACGTTATCAGACCAAGTAAAAGAAGGGCCAGCGCAAATCTTAACGGTTGTAGATAATGATCAGGTGAAGCTATTTGATATAGAAGTAGTAAGCTCTGTCCCTCAAAAGTATCCTGCAACAAAAGGATTAGTCATCAAAGTGACAGATAAAGAATTATTAAGCAAAACAGGCGGTATTGTACAAGGAATGAGCGGAAGTCCAATTATTCAAGATGGCAAGGTCATCGGAGCTGTAACCCATGTATTTGTAAATGATCCGACAAGCGGATATGGGGTTCACATTGAATGGATGTTAAATGAGGCAGGAATCGATATTTATGAAAAAGAGCAAAAAGCATCATAA
- the recN gene encoding DNA repair protein RecN, whose translation MLSELSIKNFAIIESLSISFKKGLTVLTGETGAGKSIIIDAINLLVGGRGSAEFVRHGEEKAEIEGLFYIEDGHPCFQKMNEFGIDIDEGAIVLRRDIALSGKSVCRINGKLITIAVLREIGSTLIDIHGQHEHQELMDETKHLQLLDTFAMGELAPVLEEYEEIYRSYTQTQKKLMNLTENEQQMAQRLDLLQFQFNEIEGAHLKINEDDELLEERKKLSNFEKIYDSIQTGYTALRGEQKGLDWLGEVMGNMEEAASLDTEYKEMAESVSNSYYILEDIARQMRSALDYLEYDPERLNEIETRLNEINTLKRKYGKTVAEILEYAAKIEEELETLQNKETHIDLLERELASLKKDLLVEAKELTALRKRAALRLTDSIHQELKELYMEKTVFEVRIHADENNVTKKGIDEVEFYISTNPGEPLKPLSKIVSGGELSRMMLALKSIFSKHQGVTSIIFDEVDTGVSGRVAQAIAEKIHHVSVDSQVLCISHLPQVAAMADTHLFIAKKIEDGRTSTSVTPLVQQDKVKEIGRMISGAEITELTKKHAKELLKLAQKAKNKI comes from the coding sequence TTGCTAAGTGAATTATCGATTAAAAATTTTGCAATCATTGAAAGTCTATCCATATCCTTTAAAAAGGGGCTGACTGTATTAACTGGTGAAACGGGCGCAGGAAAGTCTATCATTATTGATGCAATCAATTTATTAGTTGGCGGCCGCGGTTCGGCGGAATTTGTTCGGCATGGAGAAGAAAAAGCAGAAATAGAAGGGCTATTTTATATAGAAGACGGTCATCCCTGTTTTCAAAAAATGAATGAGTTTGGTATCGATATAGATGAGGGTGCTATTGTATTAAGAAGAGATATTGCTTTATCTGGTAAGAGTGTCTGCCGGATAAATGGCAAGCTTATCACAATCGCCGTATTAAGAGAAATAGGTTCCACTTTAATTGATATTCACGGTCAGCATGAACATCAAGAATTAATGGATGAAACAAAGCATTTACAGTTGCTGGATACTTTTGCAATGGGAGAATTAGCTCCTGTTTTAGAAGAATATGAAGAAATTTATCGATCTTATACACAAACTCAAAAGAAACTTATGAATTTAACAGAAAATGAACAGCAAATGGCCCAACGACTTGATTTACTACAGTTTCAGTTCAATGAAATTGAAGGTGCTCATTTGAAAATCAACGAAGATGATGAACTGTTAGAAGAAAGAAAGAAATTAAGCAATTTCGAGAAAATTTATGATAGCATACAAACAGGTTATACTGCCCTAAGAGGAGAACAAAAGGGGCTGGACTGGCTTGGCGAGGTTATGGGAAATATGGAGGAAGCTGCAAGCTTAGACACCGAATATAAGGAAATGGCTGAATCTGTCTCCAATAGCTATTATATTTTAGAGGATATTGCAAGACAGATGAGAAGCGCTTTAGATTACCTGGAATATGATCCCGAAAGGCTTAATGAGATTGAAACAAGACTGAATGAAATCAATACCTTAAAACGTAAATATGGAAAAACAGTAGCAGAGATTTTAGAGTATGCTGCGAAAATCGAGGAAGAATTAGAAACATTACAAAACAAAGAAACGCATATCGATTTGTTGGAAAGGGAGTTAGCCTCTCTTAAGAAAGATCTTTTAGTGGAAGCAAAGGAATTGACTGCCTTAAGAAAGAGAGCGGCTCTTCGTCTCACAGATAGTATTCATCAAGAATTAAAAGAACTCTACATGGAAAAGACTGTTTTTGAAGTAAGAATTCATGCAGATGAGAATAATGTTACGAAAAAAGGGATAGACGAAGTGGAATTTTACATTTCTACAAATCCTGGAGAACCATTAAAACCACTATCCAAAATTGTTTCCGGTGGAGAGCTTTCCAGAATGATGCTAGCTTTAAAAAGCATTTTCTCTAAGCATCAAGGAGTGACATCCATCATATTTGATGAGGTTGATACCGGTGTGAGTGGAAGAGTAGCACAAGCAATCGCTGAGAAAATCCACCATGTGTCGGTTGATTCTCAAGTGCTCTGTATTTCCCATCTGCCGCAGGTGGCAGCAATGGCAGATACCCATCTATTTATCGCTAAAAAAATTGAAGATGGCCGCACATCTACGTCTGTAACACCATTAGTGCAGCAAGATAAGGTAAAAGAGATAGGACGAATGATTTCAGGAGCGGAAATTACGGAATTAACAAAAAAACATGCAAAAGAACTGTTAAAATTAGCGCAAAAAGCTAAGAATAAAATATAG
- the lpdA gene encoding dihydrolipoyl dehydrogenase, with protein MAKEYDLVILGGGTGGYVAAIRASQLGLKTAVVEKGKLGGTCLHNGCIPSKALLRSAEVYATAKKSEEFGIISSDIRLDFNRVQERKSTIISQLHSGVQYLMKKGKIDVYEGNGRIMGPSIFSPMPGTISVEMNNGEENEMLLPKHVIIATGSRPKSLPGLEIDGSTVISSEEALQMEKLPSSIIIVGGGVIGAEWASMLADFDVKVTILEYSDRLVPTEDKEISKELQRILKKKGIQIVTGAKVLPETLQKNVDKVIIQAEKNGETKSFEGEKLLVSVGRIGNVEGIGLENTDIAVVQNQIQTNEFYQTKESHIYAIGDCIGGLQLAHVASHEGIIAVEHIAGEKPHPLDYKTVSKCIYTSPEISSVGYTEEEAIELGFTIKKGKFSFKAIGKALIFGEQDGFVKIITDQETDDLLGVHIIGAHATDLIGEAALAKVLDATAWEIGNTIHPHPTLTEAIGEAALAVEGKAIHG; from the coding sequence ATGGCTAAAGAATATGATCTTGTCATTCTAGGAGGAGGAACGGGTGGTTATGTTGCAGCGATCCGTGCTTCTCAATTAGGTTTAAAGACAGCAGTGGTTGAAAAAGGAAAATTAGGTGGAACGTGTTTACATAATGGCTGTATTCCAAGTAAAGCGTTATTAAGAAGTGCTGAGGTTTATGCAACAGCGAAAAAAAGCGAGGAGTTTGGAATTATTTCCTCAGATATAAGATTAGATTTCAATCGGGTGCAAGAAAGAAAATCCACCATTATAAGCCAGCTTCACAGCGGTGTTCAGTATTTAATGAAAAAAGGAAAAATTGATGTTTATGAAGGAAATGGAAGAATAATGGGACCATCCATTTTTTCCCCGATGCCAGGCACTATTTCGGTTGAAATGAATAATGGAGAAGAAAACGAAATGCTGCTTCCGAAACATGTAATCATTGCAACAGGGTCCCGGCCAAAAAGCTTACCTGGCCTAGAGATTGATGGTTCGACTGTCATTAGTTCAGAAGAAGCGCTGCAAATGGAAAAACTTCCTTCGTCCATTATAATCGTTGGCGGGGGAGTAATAGGGGCTGAATGGGCCTCCATGCTTGCTGATTTTGATGTGAAAGTAACTATTTTAGAATATAGTGACCGATTGGTGCCAACAGAGGATAAGGAAATCAGTAAAGAATTACAAAGAATTCTCAAGAAAAAAGGAATTCAGATCGTAACGGGTGCTAAAGTACTTCCCGAAACCTTACAGAAGAATGTGGATAAAGTAATCATTCAAGCAGAAAAAAATGGTGAGACCAAGTCCTTTGAAGGGGAAAAGCTGCTAGTATCTGTAGGCCGCATAGGAAATGTAGAAGGAATTGGTCTTGAAAATACCGACATTGCGGTTGTTCAAAATCAAATTCAAACAAATGAATTCTATCAAACGAAAGAATCACATATTTACGCAATTGGTGATTGTATAGGAGGATTACAGCTTGCGCATGTTGCCTCCCATGAAGGGATAATCGCTGTGGAGCATATAGCCGGTGAAAAACCACATCCACTGGATTATAAAACAGTTTCCAAATGTATTTATACAAGTCCTGAGATTTCCAGTGTAGGATATACAGAAGAAGAAGCAATTGAGCTTGGATTTACGATTAAAAAAGGCAAATTTTCCTTTAAAGCGATTGGAAAAGCGCTTATTTTTGGAGAACAAGATGGATTTGTCAAAATAATTACAGATCAAGAAACCGATGATTTATTAGGTGTGCATATTATAGGGGCCCATGCAACAGATCTTATTGGAGAAGCTGCTCTTGCCAAAGTGCTAGACGCAACAGCTTGGGAAATTGGGAATACAATTCATCCCCATCCAACACTGACAGAGGCAATTGGAGAAGCAGCCCTTGCTGTTGAAGGAAAAGCCATTCATGGTTAA
- the spo0A gene encoding sporulation transcription factor Spo0A, which produces MKKIKVCIVDDNRELVGLLEEYIDAQDDMEVIGVAHNGQECLELVEQLEPDVMVLDIIMPHLDGLAVLERMRQMNKPMPNVIMLTAFGQEDVTKKAVELGASYFILKPFDMEYLASHIRQVSGKTTGFVRKSSSSFKTQEPKTKNLDASITSIIHEIGVPAHIKGYLYLREAISMVYNDIELLGSITKVLYPDIAKKFNTTASRVERAIRHAIEVAWSRGNIDSISSLFGYTVSMSKAKPTNSEFIAIVADKLRLEHKAS; this is translated from the coding sequence TTGAAGAAAATAAAAGTATGCATTGTGGATGACAATCGTGAACTGGTAGGATTATTGGAAGAGTATATAGATGCTCAGGACGACATGGAAGTAATTGGTGTTGCCCATAACGGCCAGGAGTGTCTAGAGCTAGTAGAGCAGCTAGAACCAGACGTGATGGTGCTAGACATTATCATGCCTCATTTAGATGGTTTAGCCGTATTAGAAAGAATGCGCCAAATGAATAAACCTATGCCTAACGTGATTATGTTAACTGCCTTTGGTCAAGAAGATGTTACAAAAAAAGCGGTTGAATTAGGTGCCTCTTATTTTATTTTAAAACCGTTTGACATGGAGTATTTAGCAAGCCATATTCGTCAAGTAAGTGGCAAAACAACCGGATTTGTCAGAAAATCTTCTTCTTCTTTCAAAACACAAGAACCAAAAACGAAGAATTTGGACGCAAGCATTACAAGTATTATTCACGAGATTGGTGTTCCTGCCCATATTAAAGGATACCTCTATTTACGCGAAGCCATTTCCATGGTTTATAATGATATCGAATTATTAGGATCCATTACAAAAGTATTGTATCCAGATATCGCGAAGAAATTTAATACAACAGCAAGCCGTGTCGAGCGGGCAATCCGTCATGCTATTGAAGTGGCGTGGAGCAGAGGCAACATCGACTCCATCTCATCCTTGTTCGGCTACACTGTCAGCATGTCCAAAGCAAAACCAACTAACTCAGAATTTATCGCGATTGTGGCAGATAAGCTGAGATTGGAGCATAAGGCTTCCTGA
- the buk gene encoding butyrate kinase, with protein MRKYRILVINPRAGETEIALYENEVPIIVDDLHHDSNKLLEFPSIVAQYKYRSDEVLSYLVNKGINLSKLAAVCGRGGLLKPIDGGTYSINAAMREELFAQTRGEHPSNLGALITYDIAEHLEIPSYIVDPVVVDEMDDIAKVSGYPSITRKSVFHALNHKATGRRAAMELGKKYEEAHLIIAHLGDGITIGAHAKGKVIDVNNGLNGEGPFSLERSGTLPHGDLVDLCYSGKFTYEEMKHQLLYHSGVKSYLNKVPEGSFDIEEELGKRDNPNILIYEALAYQIAKEIGSASTVLFGKVDAIILTGELAFSNRFVKLIMERVNWIADIMVYPGENERQSLAEGVLRVLRKEERPKEYGEREE; from the coding sequence ATGAGGAAATATCGCATATTGGTCATAAACCCACGGGCAGGAGAAACCGAAATCGCCTTATATGAAAATGAAGTTCCGATTATTGTAGATGATTTACACCATGATTCCAATAAATTGCTAGAATTCCCTTCGATTGTTGCTCAATATAAATATCGATCAGATGAGGTTTTATCTTATTTAGTAAATAAAGGAATCAACCTTTCCAAATTGGCAGCTGTCTGTGGAAGAGGCGGGCTGCTTAAACCGATCGATGGTGGAACTTATTCGATAAATGCTGCTATGCGGGAGGAGCTGTTCGCTCAAACAAGAGGAGAGCATCCTTCCAATTTAGGAGCGCTCATCACTTATGACATTGCTGAACATTTAGAGATTCCTTCCTATATAGTTGATCCAGTTGTTGTCGATGAAATGGACGATATTGCGAAGGTTTCTGGATATCCGAGCATTACAAGAAAAAGTGTTTTTCATGCACTTAATCATAAAGCAACGGGAAGACGAGCAGCGATGGAGTTAGGCAAAAAATATGAAGAAGCACATTTGATTATTGCACATCTTGGGGATGGAATTACAATTGGTGCACATGCAAAAGGAAAAGTAATAGACGTCAATAATGGTTTAAATGGGGAAGGGCCATTTAGTTTGGAACGGTCTGGTACTTTGCCTCATGGTGATTTAGTTGATTTATGCTATTCAGGTAAATTTACATATGAAGAAATGAAGCATCAATTATTGTATCATTCTGGAGTGAAATCCTATCTTAATAAAGTGCCTGAAGGTTCTTTTGACATAGAGGAAGAGCTTGGTAAACGAGATAATCCCAATATTCTTATTTACGAGGCGTTAGCTTATCAAATTGCTAAAGAAATTGGCAGTGCGAGCACCGTGCTTTTTGGCAAAGTAGATGCCATTATCCTGACAGGTGAACTGGCCTTTAGTAACCGTTTTGTAAAATTAATTATGGAACGTGTTAATTGGATTGCAGATATAATGGTATATCCAGGTGAAAACGAACGTCAATCTTTAGCAGAAGGTGTTTTAAGAGTATTACGTAAGGAAGAGAGACCAAAAGAATATGGGGAAAGAGAGGAGTGA
- a CDS encoding sigma 54-interacting transcriptional regulator, with amino-acid sequence MIDRMIQSTSYTLFDEIKEGIIIVDNCGVISYFNKSAQSLMQNQYSLQKDQHILSVIPNSGMMRVLHTKRIEEQKKFAVSETDYLLISRYPLIGKDNSIIGAVAVLQEESQKRHWIDKDNLQMLLTLLLQKSAEAYVVVDEFGHIVMQNSSYKELAVLLDQQNNHQLMKKNREEVIQTRRDAEIIIQTGTLCLTVKSTPIIVDGKLKGCLQILHNETETAQLKKELQQTKAIIRGLEQSFQFDDFIYQSPSMNFAIEQAKLAAGSKQVIFIRGEEGTGKFMLANAIHNWGGNKFHLFRRIRPQKHREQLRAFLNKKNPLSKGTVYLENITCLSMAEQTLLLKRLKELELEEKQLSSFRLIVSSPIKLEKALMAGDFLEELYDELMKSNIYLPPLRERKEDIYLLAKHFLIELNEDSGRWITDIDPEAQTALKNYGYTRNILELKAILQLSMIQAKEEDTVLKLEHLAPPQVIKKHQAEFQEEANADNQTLSDLVEKYEKVIIEQTLRKLDGNKTLTAKTLGLSVRNLYYKLDKYHLN; translated from the coding sequence ATGATTGATCGAATGATACAGTCAACCTCTTATACGCTTTTTGATGAAATAAAGGAAGGCATAATTATAGTAGATAATTGCGGAGTTATCTCTTATTTCAATAAAAGTGCGCAAAGTTTGATGCAGAACCAATATTCACTTCAAAAAGACCAGCATATTTTATCCGTTATCCCTAACAGTGGGATGATGAGAGTATTACATACGAAAAGAATAGAGGAGCAGAAAAAGTTTGCTGTTTCTGAAACGGATTATCTTCTTATTTCCCGTTATCCATTGATAGGAAAAGATAATAGTATAATCGGTGCTGTAGCGGTATTACAAGAAGAGAGTCAAAAAAGACATTGGATAGATAAAGATAACCTTCAAATGCTGCTAACATTGCTTTTGCAAAAAAGTGCAGAAGCCTATGTTGTAGTAGATGAATTTGGTCATATTGTTATGCAAAATTCGTCATATAAAGAATTGGCTGTGCTTCTTGATCAGCAAAATAATCATCAATTAATGAAAAAAAATAGAGAAGAAGTTATTCAAACAAGAAGAGATGCAGAAATAATCATTCAGACAGGCACCTTATGTTTAACGGTAAAAAGTACACCTATTATAGTGGATGGAAAATTAAAGGGCTGTTTGCAAATTCTTCATAATGAAACAGAAACGGCTCAGTTAAAAAAGGAACTTCAACAGACAAAAGCCATTATCCGAGGATTAGAACAAAGCTTTCAGTTTGATGATTTTATATATCAGTCTCCATCCATGAACTTTGCTATTGAACAGGCAAAGTTAGCAGCAGGGAGTAAACAGGTTATATTTATCCGCGGAGAAGAGGGAACTGGTAAGTTTATGCTTGCAAATGCCATTCATAATTGGGGTGGAAATAAGTTTCATCTATTTAGACGGATTCGTCCACAGAAGCATCGAGAACAGTTACGAGCATTTTTAAATAAAAAGAACCCTTTATCAAAAGGAACTGTATATCTTGAAAATATTACCTGTTTATCGATGGCTGAACAAACCTTGCTTTTAAAAAGATTGAAGGAATTAGAACTGGAAGAGAAGCAGCTATCATCTTTTCGCCTTATTGTTTCCTCCCCTATTAAGCTAGAAAAAGCACTAATGGCAGGGGATTTTTTAGAGGAGCTTTATGATGAATTAATGAAATCAAATATATACTTACCACCTTTAAGGGAACGTAAAGAGGATATTTATCTGCTAGCAAAACATTTTCTTATCGAGTTGAACGAAGACAGTGGAAGATGGATAACTGATATTGACCCAGAAGCACAGACGGCATTAAAAAATTATGGTTATACAAGGAATATCCTTGAATTAAAGGCAATCCTCCAGCTTTCGATGATACAAGCTAAGGAAGAAGATACCGTGCTCAAATTAGAGCATCTCGCGCCACCGCAGGTAATAAAAAAGCATCAAGCGGAATTTCAAGAGGAAGCCAATGCTGACAATCAAACATTATCTGACCTGGTAGAGAAATACGAGAAAGTTATTATCGAACAGACATTGAGAAAGCTAGATGGAAATAAAACATTAACTGCTAAAACATTGGGTCTGTCAGTCCGTAATTTATACTATAAATTGGATAAGTATCATTTAAATTAA
- a CDS encoding glycerophosphodiester phosphodiesterase has protein sequence MTKIFAHRGFSAHYPENTMKAFIEAEKAEADGIEIDIQMSKDGEIVIIHDEKVDRTTDASGYVQAFSYKDLRSFNAGHRFKQDENEPIPTLIELFDWMQDNDIICNIEMKNNKIAYEGMEEKTIALIRKYGFEKRIIFSSFNHYSLVHTYRIAPEIETAPLLSDGIYQPWIYANAINAKGFHPNYKRINPEIIKTSEENNIKVRAYTVNNPKTMQALMDAGISAIITDEPIIARTVLTQS, from the coding sequence ATGACGAAAATATTTGCACACAGAGGTTTTTCGGCACATTATCCGGAGAATACAATGAAGGCTTTTATCGAGGCAGAAAAGGCAGAGGCTGATGGGATTGAAATTGATATTCAAATGTCTAAGGATGGAGAAATAGTCATCATCCATGATGAAAAGGTTGATCGAACAACGGATGCTTCAGGCTATGTGCAAGCATTCAGTTATAAGGATTTAAGATCATTTAATGCAGGACATCGATTTAAGCAGGACGAAAATGAGCCTATTCCCACATTAATCGAGTTATTTGATTGGATGCAAGATAATGACATAATCTGCAATATTGAAATGAAGAATAACAAGATTGCATATGAAGGAATGGAAGAGAAAACGATTGCTCTCATCCGCAAATATGGTTTTGAAAAAAGAATTATTTTCTCCTCCTTTAATCATTATAGTCTTGTACATACTTATCGCATCGCTCCAGAAATTGAAACAGCTCCTTTGTTGTCTGATGGAATTTATCAGCCTTGGATTTATGCCAATGCTATAAATGCTAAAGGATTTCACCCTAATTATAAACGGATAAATCCAGAGATAATAAAAACCTCAGAAGAAAATAATATTAAAGTTAGGGCATATACGGTAAATAATCCGAAAACGATGCAAGCATTAATGGATGCTGGAATATCTGCCATTATTACAGATGAGCCAATTATTGCACGAACTGTCCTGACACAATCATAA
- a CDS encoding 1,4-dihydroxy-2-naphthoate polyprenyltransferase, whose product MENVTKENNTYKILWKLTRPHTLTASFVPVSIGTVLSFPHASTKWGLFFAMMFACLIIQIATNLFNEYYDYVRGIDTADSVGIGGAIVHHGMKPKLVLNMAISLYIIALLLGIYICSNTSWWIALVGILGMAIGYLYTGGPLPIAYTPLGEVFSGICMGCIFILISFFIQAGHISEESILISVPIAILIGAINLSNNIRDIEEDTLGGRKTIAILIGFNKAVNLLAALFILSYLWIIIFVALGFFSPWLLIVLLSFKKPLDAIRGFKGDRSQTPIAMKNTGLTNTMFGLFITVGYLLDFIMQNA is encoded by the coding sequence ATGGAGAACGTCACTAAGGAAAACAACACTTATAAAATACTATGGAAGCTAACGAGACCGCATACGTTAACAGCTTCTTTTGTACCAGTTTCCATTGGTACGGTATTATCTTTCCCTCATGCCTCAACAAAATGGGGTTTATTTTTTGCCATGATGTTTGCTTGTTTGATTATTCAAATCGCAACCAACTTATTTAATGAGTACTATGATTATGTAAGAGGAATTGATACTGCAGATTCAGTAGGAATAGGCGGAGCAATTGTTCATCATGGAATGAAGCCAAAATTAGTTTTAAATATGGCAATCAGCCTATATATAATTGCACTACTTTTAGGTATTTATATTTGTTCTAATACTTCTTGGTGGATTGCATTAGTCGGCATTCTCGGCATGGCGATTGGCTATTTATATACAGGAGGTCCGCTTCCAATAGCTTATACACCTCTTGGAGAAGTTTTTTCTGGCATATGTATGGGATGTATCTTCATCCTTATCTCTTTCTTTATCCAAGCAGGTCACATTAGCGAGGAGAGCATCCTTATTTCTGTTCCAATCGCTATTCTAATTGGTGCGATTAATTTATCGAATAATATTAGGGATATTGAAGAGGATACATTAGGTGGCAGAAAGACGATTGCTATTCTTATCGGCTTTAACAAAGCGGTTAACCTACTTGCGGCATTATTTATCTTATCATACCTCTGGATTATTATTTTCGTTGCTCTCGGCTTCTTTAGTCCTTGGCTATTAATCGTACTGCTTAGTTTCAAAAAGCCATTAGATGCCATTAGGGGCTTTAAAGGAGATCGAAGCCAAACACCGATCGCCATGAAAAACACTGGTTTAACAAACACCATGTTTGGATTATTTATCACGGTTGGTTATTTGTTAGATTTCATTATGCAAAATGCGTAG